A single window of Liolophura sinensis isolate JHLJ2023 chromosome 6, CUHK_Ljap_v2, whole genome shotgun sequence DNA harbors:
- the LOC135469250 gene encoding polycomb group RING finger protein 1-like isoform X1, with protein MERFLPLKISIRDVNPHIVCSLCAGYFIDATTITECLHTFCKSCIVKYLESSKQCPQCNIKIHETQPLFNLRADRTLQDVVYKLVPGLFEREEDRKEEFYRSRGLGTLKKEGLMTKGTVAEEDEGSSHCLTSLDNQPQGHRYRHDEQVCLCLERYSRQSVPHKGSSLSLRALEKKFVRCSVRVLVSHLKEMLSRKLNKPTNLELEVLCGEELLQEEMSMKQIWLMFWHKRESPMLLYYRFKTTESPLNLSEDR; from the exons ATGGAGCGTTTTCTG CCTCTGAAGATCAGTATCCGAGATGTAAATCCTCACATTGTGTGCTCACTATGTGCTGGTTATTTTATTGATGCCACAACGATTACTGAATGTCTTCATACAT TCTGTAAAAGCTGTATAGTAAAGTATCTGGAGAGCAGTAAGCAATGCCCACAGTGTAACATCAAGATCCATGAGACTCAACCCTTGTTCAACTTAAGAGCTGACAGGACTTTGCAGGATGTTGTTTATAAGCTGGTGCCAGGATTGTTTGAAC GTGAAGAGGACAGGAAAGAGGAGTTTTATAGATCACGTGGATTGGGAACACTCAAGAAAGAAG GTTTGATGACCAAGGGCACAGTAGCAGAAG AAGATGAAGGCAGTAGTCACTGTCTGACAAGCTTAGACAATCAACCCCAGGGTCATCGTTACAGACATGATGAGCAGGTGTGTCTCTGTCTGGAACGTTACAG TCGGCAGTCTGTTCCCCATAAAGGATCATCTCTTTCCCTGAGAGCCCTGGAGAAGAAGTTTGTTCGCTGCTCAGTGCGTGTTCTTGTGTCTCATCTGAAGGAGATGCTGAGCAGAAAGCTCAATAAGCCAACCAATCTTGAG CTGGAAGTCTTGTGTGGAGAAGAGTTGCTCCAGGAAGAAATGTCCATGAAACAGATCTGGCTCATGTTTTGGCACAAAAGG GAGTCTCCTATGTTACTCTACTACAGATTTAAAACCACCGAGAGCCCATTGAATTTATCCGAGGATAGGTGA
- the LOC135469250 gene encoding polycomb group RING finger protein 1-like isoform X2 — MEEPLKISIRDVNPHIVCSLCAGYFIDATTITECLHTFCKSCIVKYLESSKQCPQCNIKIHETQPLFNLRADRTLQDVVYKLVPGLFEREEDRKEEFYRSRGLGTLKKEGLMTKGTVAEEDEGSSHCLTSLDNQPQGHRYRHDEQVCLCLERYSRQSVPHKGSSLSLRALEKKFVRCSVRVLVSHLKEMLSRKLNKPTNLELEVLCGEELLQEEMSMKQIWLMFWHKRESPMLLYYRFKTTESPLNLSEDR; from the exons ATGGAAGAG CCTCTGAAGATCAGTATCCGAGATGTAAATCCTCACATTGTGTGCTCACTATGTGCTGGTTATTTTATTGATGCCACAACGATTACTGAATGTCTTCATACAT TCTGTAAAAGCTGTATAGTAAAGTATCTGGAGAGCAGTAAGCAATGCCCACAGTGTAACATCAAGATCCATGAGACTCAACCCTTGTTCAACTTAAGAGCTGACAGGACTTTGCAGGATGTTGTTTATAAGCTGGTGCCAGGATTGTTTGAAC GTGAAGAGGACAGGAAAGAGGAGTTTTATAGATCACGTGGATTGGGAACACTCAAGAAAGAAG GTTTGATGACCAAGGGCACAGTAGCAGAAG AAGATGAAGGCAGTAGTCACTGTCTGACAAGCTTAGACAATCAACCCCAGGGTCATCGTTACAGACATGATGAGCAGGTGTGTCTCTGTCTGGAACGTTACAG TCGGCAGTCTGTTCCCCATAAAGGATCATCTCTTTCCCTGAGAGCCCTGGAGAAGAAGTTTGTTCGCTGCTCAGTGCGTGTTCTTGTGTCTCATCTGAAGGAGATGCTGAGCAGAAAGCTCAATAAGCCAACCAATCTTGAG CTGGAAGTCTTGTGTGGAGAAGAGTTGCTCCAGGAAGAAATGTCCATGAAACAGATCTGGCTCATGTTTTGGCACAAAAGG GAGTCTCCTATGTTACTCTACTACAGATTTAAAACCACCGAGAGCCCATTGAATTTATCCGAGGATAGGTGA
- the LOC135468111 gene encoding polycomb group RING finger protein 3-like, whose product MMERKIQLKSVNQHITCRLCKGYLIDATTITECLHTFCKSCLVKYLDDNNSCPTCEIVIHQSHPLNFISHDRTMQDIVYKLVPNLQENEKKKQQEFYRSRGIPFPKTLSNNEECDNQATEDQDCHRSDEQVNICLECKSHQMKTLKRKFIRCSINATITHIKKFVALKVLNNTCRYKDVDILCNDEILGKDHTLKFVAVTRWRQKDVPLLLHYRQRIDL is encoded by the exons ATGATGGAAAGGAAGATTCAGTTGAAGTCTGTTAACCAGCATATCACGTGTAGACTTTGTAAAGGCTACCTGATTGATGCCACTACAATCACAGAatgtttgcatacat TCTGCAAATCATGTTTGGTGAAGTACCTGGATGACAACAACAGCTGTCCCACCTGTGAAATTGTAATTCATCAGAGCCACCCCCTCAATTTTATCAG CCATGACCGTACCATGCAGGACATCGTGTACAAGTTGGTGCCCAATCTACAAGAAA ATGAGAAAAAGAAACAGCAGGAATTCTACAGATCTCGAGGGATTCCATTTCCAAAGACACTTTCTA ACAATGAGGAATGTGATAACCAGGCCACAGAAGACCAAGATTGTCACCGTAGTGACGAGCAGGTGAACATCTGTCTGGAGTGCAAAAGTCACCAGATGAAGACACTCAAGCGGAAATTCATCCGCTGTTCCATCAATGCAACCATCACCCATATCAAAAAGTTTGTGGCGCTcaaggtgttaaacaacacgTGCAGATATAAAGAT GTTGATATACTATGCAATGATGAGATTTTAGGTAAAGATCATACACTCAAGTTCGTGGCAGTTACAAGATGGAGGCAAAAG gatgttCCCCTGCTTCTACATTACCGACAACGCATAGATTTGTGA
- the LOC135467901 gene encoding LOW QUALITY PROTEIN: nucleolar protein 56-like (The sequence of the model RefSeq protein was modified relative to this genomic sequence to represent the inferred CDS: inserted 1 base in 1 codon; deleted 3 bases in 2 codons), with translation MAQLIHVLFEHASGYALFRVKEFEEVAMLLPEVEQSVTDLTKFHSIVKLVAFSPFKSGTNALDNMNSVSEGILHEDLQLFLETHAPKGSKKQKCILGVGDRKIGDSIAEELGLKCQFTGVIPEIIRGIRTHFAHLVKGLTELSSSKAQLGLGHSYSRAKVKFNINRIDNMIIQSINLLDQLDKDINTFSMRIREWYSYHFPELVKIVPDNYMYARVVKFIKNRKEMTEESLEALEEIVMDSAKVKAIWDASRSSMGMDISPVDLINIEMFASRVIALAQYRKSLHEYLQSKMNQVAPNLATLIGEQVGARLISHAGSLTNLAKYPASTVQILGAEKALFRALKTKGNTPKYGLIFHSTFIGRAGAKNKGRISRYLANKCSIASRIDCFSEFPTQVFGEHLRQQVEDRLKFYETGEXPEKNVDVMKKAIEEATEVQDKTGQKEKKKKKKDKRKSQEASEVTEDMNTVETTEATPKKKKKKRKSNGGDINGDVSMEIAEEENGEPPIKKMKKKKKKKEAD, from the exons ATG GCTCAGTTAATCCATGTGTTGTTCGAGCATGCCTCGGGTTATGCTCTGTTCCGGGTCAAGGAATTTGAGGAAGTGGCCATGTTGTTACCTGAGGTGGAGCAGAGTGTCACAGATCTGACCAAATTCCACTCTATTGTTAAACTAGTGGCTTTTTCACCATTCAAAAGTGGAACTAATGCCTTGGACAATATGAACAGTGTTTCTGAAG GTATACTTCACGAAGATTTACAATTGTTCCTGGAAACACATGCCCCAAAGGGAAGTAAAAAACAGAAGTGTATTTTGGGTGTTGGTGACCGTAAAATTGGTGACTCCATTGCAGAAGAGCTAGGACTAAAATGTCAGTTTACTGGAGTTATTCCAGAAATCATCAGAG GTATCCGCACACACTTTGCCCACTTGGTCAAAGGGTTAACAGAACTGTCTTCCTCCAAGGCTCAGCTGGGTTTGGGACACAGTTACTCCAGGGCAAAGGTCAAATTCAACATCAACCGTATTGACAATATGATCATACAGAGTATCAACCTGCTGGATCAGTTAGACAAAGATATCAACACATTCTCCATGAGAATTAG GGAATGGTATTCATATCACTTCCCAGAGCTGGTAAAGATTGTACcagacaactacatgtatgccagagtGGTTAAGTTCATCAAGAACCGGAAAGAAATGACAGAGGAGAGTTTAGAGGCCCTGGAAGAGATTGTTATGGACAGTGCAAAAGTCAAGGCAATATGGGACGCATCACGGTCATCAATGG GCATGGACATTTCCCCTGTAGATTTGATCAACATAGAAATGTTTGCCAGTCGTGTTATCGCATTAGCACAATACCGCAAGAGCCTGCATGAATATCTGCAGAGCAAGATGAACCAGGTGGCACCAAATCTGGCAACTCTCATTGGTGAACAG GTTGGCGCCAGGCTGATTTCCCATGCTGGTAGTTTAACAAATTTAGCCAAGTACCCAGCTTCTACAGTACAGATCTTGGGGGCTGAAAAAGCCCTGTTCAG AGCACTCAAAACGAAAGGGAATACTCCAAAGTATGGGCTTATATTCCATTCTACATTTATTGGAAGAGCAGGTGCAAAGAATAAAGGACGGATATCCAGATATTTAGCCAACAAGTGTTCAATAGCCTCC AGAATTGATTGCTTTTCAG AATTTCCTACTCAGGTATTTGGTGAGCATCTGAGACAGCAGGTGGAAGATCGCTTGAAGTTTTATGAAACAGGTG ACCCAGAGAAGAATGTTGATGTGATGAAGAAGGCCATCGAGGAG GCGACAGAGGTTCAGGACAAAACTGGCCAgaaggaaaagaagaaaaaaaagaaagacaaaagaaaatctcAAGAGGCATCAGAAGTGACGGAGGACATGAACACTGTAGAAACAACAGAG GCCACACccaagaaaaagaagaaaaagaggaaATCAAATGGTGGAGACATAAATGGAGACGTTTCCATGGAAATTGCTGAAGAGGAAAATGGGGAGCCGCCCATAAAGAAgatgaaaaagaagaagaagaaaaaggaaGCAGACTAA
- the LOC135467224 gene encoding polycomb group RING finger protein 6-like codes for MGSIRIAKASDDYLLRISAAGDIPFASVKSLQSLGLSPQKEVPIQLSLTELNPYITCGICMGYLYEASTITECMHTFCKSCIVKHTESKVTCPLCDIIIHPTDPLSNVKLDRTLQDVVMKLVPGVVQEEKRRKEAFYKDWRKEKMAQGTLHERDGMTTVSNVKHLVDTHVSRPFVKPKKLLMGSSKVKVKKSVKPVKPVKPLKPPRPRPPPLTIPLISLVLEYVGPSDDKYLEPLQKKYVRVQSDAKISNVLKFLRTKLEVPTDTEISMFCDTDEMTHEQTLAEIQKKYFESDMDMLPLSYAMSKNSNLSRLVVNACSGDQNYDP; via the exons ATGGGGTCCATACGCATTGCCAAAGCTTCTGACGATTACTTGCTGAGG ATCTCTGCTGCTGGCGATATCCCATTTGCCTCAGTGAAATCCCTGCAAAGCTTGGGACTAAGTCCTCAGAAGGAAGTACCTATTCAGCTGTCTCTAACTGAGCTGAACCCTTACATCACCTGTGGTATTTGTATGGGCTACCTGTATGAGGCATCAACCATCACTGAGTGTATGCACACAT TTTGTAAGAGCTGCATAGTGAAGCATACAGAGAGCAAAGTTACCTGTCCATTGTGTGATATCATCATCCATCCTACGGATCCTCTCTCTAATGTCAA GTTAGACAGAACTCTTCAGGATGTTGTGATGAAACTAGTGCCAGGTGTTGTTCAGG AAGAGAAACGTCGGAAAGAAGCCTTTTACAAAGACTGGAGAAAGGAAAAAATGGCCCAGGGAACATTGCATGAAAGagatg GTATGACAACTGTATCAAATGTGAAGCATCTTGTTGACACCCATGTCTCAAGGCCATTTGTGAAACCAAAAAAACTGCTCATGGGCTCATCCAAAGTGAAAGTGAAGAAGTCTGTAAAGCCTGTGAAGCCTGTGAAACCTTTGAAGCCTCCACGTCCACGCCCTCCCCCTCTTACCATACCTCTCATATCCCTGGTGCTGGAGTATGTCGG GCCATCTGATGATAAATACTTAGAG CCATTACAGAAAAAGTATGTGCGTGTCCAGTCTGATGCCAAGATATCAAATGTACTGAAGTTCTTACGGACAAAACTGGAAGTTCCAACTGACACTGAG ATTTCAATGTTTTGTGATACAGATGAAATGACACATGAGCAGACGTTAGcagaaattcagaaaaaatacTTTGAATCAGAT ATGGACATGTTACCTCTGTCTTATGCCATGAGCAAGAATTCAAACCTATCAAGACTGGTAGTGAATGCTTGCTCTGGCGATCAGAACTATGACCCCTGA